One Festucalex cinctus isolate MCC-2025b chromosome 1, RoL_Fcin_1.0, whole genome shotgun sequence genomic region harbors:
- the psmd3 gene encoding 26S proteasome non-ATPase regulatory subunit 3, whose product MKETAKRRDRAGGRERDSKADKPKEATAEPQDVEMPEAEAACSSKPPKELDSLTLEDIKEHVKQIEKAVSGKEPRFVLRALRALPSTSRRLNMLVLHKTICGFFTNNAATRDFLLAFLDEPMDLVDGDVPFRPRTGKAATSPLLPEVEAYLQLLLVVHLTNNKRFSDAQKVSDDLLLKMASKNRRALDLVAAKCYYYHARVYEFLNQLDDIRSFLHTRLRTATLRHDADGQAVLLNLLLRNYLNFNLYDQAEKLVSKSVFPELANNNEWARYLYYTGRIKAIQLEYSEARRTLTNALRKAPQHTAVGFKQTVHKLLIVVELLLGEIPDRLQFRQPSLKRSLMPYFLLTQAVRTGNLSKFNQVLEQFGEKFQADGTYTLIIRLRHNVIKTGVRMISLSYSRISLADIALKLQLDSPEDAEFIVAKAIRDGVIEASINHEKGFIQSKETMDIYGTREPQLAFHQRISFCLDIHNMSVKAMRFPPKAYNKDLESAEERREREQQDLEFAKEMAEDDDDSFP is encoded by the exons ATGAAGGAGACGGCCAAGCGGCGCGACCGAGCGGGAGGCCGAGAGCGAGACTCCAAGGCCGACAAGCCCAAGGAGGCCACCGCCGAGCCGCAGGATGTTGAGATGCCCGAGGCGGAGGCCGCCTGCTCGAGCAAGCCGCCCAAAGAGCTCGACAGCCTGACCCTGGAAG ACATCAAGGAGCACGTGAAGCAGATTGAGAAGGCGGTGTCGGGCAAGGAGCCGCGCTTCGTGCTGCGAGCGCTGAGAGCACTCCCGTCCACCAGCCGCCGCCTCAACATGCTAGTGCTGCACAAAACCATCTGCGGCTTCTTCACCAATAACGCCGCCACCAGAGACTTCCTGCTTGCCTTCCTGGACGAG ccCATGGACCTGGTGGATGGGGATGTGCCATTCCGGCCCAGGACTGGGAAGGCTGCGACCAGTCCTCTGCTTCCTGAAGTGGAGGCATACCTGCAGCTGCTTCTGGTGGTCCACCTGACCAACAACAAGAGGTTCAGCGAC GCTCAGAAGGTTTCTGACGACCTGCTGCTGAAGATGGCTTCCAAGAACCGCCGGGCTCTGGACCTAGTGGCCGCCAAGTGCTACTACTACCACGCACGCGTCTACGAATTCCTCAACCAGCTGGACGACATCCGCAG TTTCCTGCACACACGCCTGCGAACGGCGACACTCCGTCATGACGCTGATGGCCAAGCAGTACTCCTCAACCTTCTGCTGAGGAATTACCTCAATTTCAACCTCTACGATCAGGCTGAGAAGCTCGTGTCCAAGTCTGTATTTCCAGAACTCGCCAACAACAACGAGTGGGCCCGATACCTCTACTACACAG GTCGCATTAAAGCCATCCAGCTGGAGTATTCGGAAGCTCGCCGGACGTTAACCAATGCGCTCAGGAAAGCCCCCCAACACACCGCCGTCGGATTCAAGCAGACG GTGCACAAGCTGCTGATTGTGGTGGAGTTGCTGCTGGGAGAAATTCCCGACAGGCTTCAGTTCAGGCAGCCGTCACTTAAGAGGTCGCTCATGCCCTATTTCCTGCTCACTCAAG CGGTGAGAACGGGCAACCTGTCCAAGTTCAACCAAGTGTTGGAACAGTTTGGCGAGAAGTTCCAGGCGGACGGCACGTACACGCTCATTATCCGCCTCAGGCACAACGTCATCAAGACAG GCGTGCGTATGATCAGCCTGTCGTACTCGCGAATCTCGTTGGCCGACATCGCCCTCAAGCTGCAACTGGACAGTCCCGAGGACGCCGAGTTCATCGTGGCCAAG GCCATCAGGGACGGCGTGATCGAGGCGAGCATCAACCATGAGAAAGGTTTCATCCAATCCAAAGAAACCATGGACATCTATGGCACCCGAGAACCGCAGCTGGCCTTCCACCAGAGAATCTCCTTCTGCCTTGACATACACAACATGTCCGTCAAG GCTATGCGGTTTCCGCCCAAAGCTTACAACAAAGACTTGGAGTCAGCTGAG GAGCGTCGCGAGCGTGAGCAGCAAGATCTGGAGTTCGCCAAAGAAATGGCTGAGGACGACGATGACAGCTTTCCCTGA
- the ube2m gene encoding NEDD8-conjugating enzyme Ubc12, with translation MIKLFSLKQQKKDEESAGGNRTGAGGKKASAAQLRIQKDINELNLPKTCEINFPDDDDLLNFRLIISPDEGFYKGGKFVFSFKVGQGYPHDPPKVKCETMVYHPNIDLEGNVCLNILREDWKPVLTINSIIYGLQYLFLEPNPEDPLNKEAAEVLQTNRRLFEQNVHRTLRGGYLGSTYFERCLK, from the exons ATGATTAAGCTCTTTTCCCTGAAGCAGCAGAAGAAAGACGAGGAATCTGCTGGAGGAAACCGAACTGGAGCCGGCGGTAAAAAAGCCAGCGCGGCCCAGCTGCGAATACAGAAAG ACATCAATGAGTTGAACCTGCCAAAGACATGTGAGATCAACTTCCCTGACGACGACGACCTCCTCAACTTCAGACTCATTATCTCGCCTGACGAg GGTTTTTACAAAGGAGGAAAGTTTGTCTTCAGCTTTAAG GTAGGCCAGGGTTACCCTCATGACCCCCCTAAGGTGAAGTGTGAGACGATGGTGTACCACCCCAACATCGACCTGGAAGGAAATGTCTGCCTCAACATTTTACG GGAGGACTGGAAGCCCGTGCTGACAATAAACTCCATCATCTACGGCCTACAGTATCTTTTTCTA GAGCCCAACCCCGAGGACCCCCTGAATAAGGAGGCAGCCGAAGTCCTGCAGACGAACCGCCGCCTGTTCGAGCAGAACGTCCATCGCACGCTGCGCGGCGGCTACTTAGGCTCCACCTACTTCGAGAGGTGTCTGAAATAG
- the LOC144023764 gene encoding serine/threonine-protein kinase WNK4-like has product MEDDSKTSEDQEAESALPGTFPVNPSDGVQSETTSSTTDSGEEIVAAPVLTSDGDEAATKAVASSPDGRFLKFDVEIGRGSFKNVYKGLDTETTVEVAWCELQTQRLTRAERQRFGEEVEMLKALQHPNIVRFFDSWKSVLSGRKCTVLVTELMTSGTLKTYIRRFRPMKLKLLQRWSFQILKGLHFLHSRNPPILHRDLKCDNVFITGPSASVKIGDLGLATLKKASFAQSVIGTPEFMAPEMYEEKYDEAVDVYAFGMCILEMATSEYPYSECQNAAQIYRKVTNGTKPDSFSKVTVLELKDIIEGCIHTNSSERFTVQDLLDQRFFQGQLGVHVELAEDDDGTKSALMLWLRMDGTKRLHGKYKDNNAIEFLFELHNDVPEEVARDMVVLGFVSEGDYKLVSMAIRDGVTAIKRQREKRRRMAEDAAQQQETTTQESDRPPPLQSANQPGENSEVPAASWLQAPPPAVTSSGGGQVHYASNKMPAAAPETSLPAVTSHTQQSGYALPPRTRMSKAPPFPVLRYPRSIAVSQHDPTQSLHGFSSPADSCASDVTSGLSDGNDGQSDKSYQEPTERHPDRKLRRRMRAQLKLTGVSNMADRVVECQLSTHDSKMVTFKFDLDGDNPEDIASVMLHRDFILASERTGFILRMYDIISRAESMMMQQKQTRMASERSSRTPSSSSLNDMAEAEPSPSGDVDREATPLATTPWPQPPYNSSAPAAPHSDASSPAQYPPLPLAYPAYSTPTGAPPQWPPPDQPLFSLANMMTLAMSMARSFLPPSQSYHAPAPTAFTPAPRPFSPPASPPLGHASFQAPLPAGTGAAYQGQRGAAVSWSHTELRYPSTLPPHGSAPATPPSMQAPPPPPTQARPPITPSPGPPATRDAITPPTRRVGRFQVTHSEPQTVTVRSPPPSTMNQTESSESVSEEDSQSESSCYGDTGGSPEERRRRGGRRMTGGSWEGPSGSKSRSRSYVTSDESDDDDDTWGELKEIRERHLLEVRRLQANQKREMDELCQRIGKAPPLGAVAPAAMLNQRRLHRPDVLPPAGIMKKRSLERPGRVSFVPGHTYVPDTYLSVEEET; this is encoded by the exons ATGGAGGATGACAGCAAAACATCCGAGGACCAGGAGGCGGAGTCTGCTCTTCCCGGGACCTTCCCGGTGAATCCTTCTGATGGTGTTCAATCAGAGACGACGTCCAGCACCACAGATTCGGGTGAGGAGATAGTGGCGGCACCAGTGTTGACATCGGATGGGGACGAGGCCGCCACCAAAGCCGTGGCGTCCTCGCCCGATGGACGCTTCCTTAAGTTTGATGTTGAGATCGGACGAGGATCCTTCAAGAACGTCTACAAGGGCCTTGACACTGAGACCACTGTTGAGGTGGCCTGGTGCGAGCTACAG ACCCAGCGGTTGACACGCGCCGAGCGTCAGCGTTTCGGGGAGGAGGTGGAGATGCTGAAGGCGCTCCAGCATCCAAACATTGTTCGTTTCTTCGACTCGTGGAAGTCGGTGCTGAGCGGTCGCAAGTGCACCGTGCTGGTGACCGAGCTCATGACGTCGGGGACCCTCAAGAC TTACATCCGCCGATTCCGTCCGATGAAGCTGAAACTGCTTCAGCGTTGGAGCTTCCAGATCCTGAAAGGTCTTCACTTCCTGCACTCGCGCAATCCTCCCATCCTGCATCGCGACCTCAAGTGTGACAACGTCTTCATCACGGGGCCCTCGGCCTCTGTCAAGATCGGAGACCTCGGCCTTGCCACCCTCAAGAAGGCCTCCTTCGCCCAGAGTGTCATTG GAACCCCGGAGTTCATGGCTCCCGAGATGTACGAGGAGAAGTACGACGAGGCAGTGGACGTGTACGCGTTCGGGATGTGCATTCTGGAGATGGCCACATCCGAGTACCCGTACTCTGAGTGCCAAAACGCTGCTCAGATTTACCGCAAGGTGACCAAC GGAACCAAGCCCGACAGTTTCTCAAAGGTCACAGTTCTGGAACTGAAGGACATCATTGAGGGATGCATCCACACCAACAGCAGCGAGAG GTTCACAGTTCAGGACCTTCTGGACCAGCGCTTCTTCCAAGGCCAACTGGGGGTGCACGTGGAGCTCGCCGAGGATGATGACGGCACCAAGTCGGCGCTCATGCTGTGGCTGAGGATGGACGGGACCAAGAGGCTTCACGGCAAGTACAAAGACAACAACGCCATCGAGTTCCTCTTCGAGCTACACAACGACGTCCCCGAGGAGGTGGCCCGGGATATG GTGGTGTTGGGCTTCGTGTCGGAGGGTGACTACAAGCTTGTGTCGATGGCCATCCGTGATGGCGTGACCGCCATCAAGCGTCAGCGCGAAAAACGGCGCCGCATGGCCGAAGACGCCGCCCAGCAACAGGAAACTACCACCCAGGAGAGTGACCGGCCCCCGCCACTCCAGTCGGCCAATCAGCCAGGAGAG AACTCTGAAGTTCCTGCAGCATCCTGGCTACAAGCACCGCCCCCTGCCGTGACATCATCCGGCGGTGGCCAGGTACATTATGCGAGCAACAAGATGCCTGCTGCAG CTCCAGAAACCTCGCTCCCTGCCGTCACTTCTCATACTCAGCAAAGCGGTTATGCCCTGCCCCCGAGGACCCGGATGTCAAAGGCTCCGCCTTTTCCTGTTCTGCGCTACCCCAGG AGCATCGCAGTATCACAGCATGATCCCACGCAGTCGCTACACGGGTTCTCCTCACCTGCCGACAG CTGCGCGTCTGACGTGACGTCGGGTTTGAGTGACGGCAACGACGGCCAATCAGACAAGAGCTACCAAGAACCAACTGAGCGGCATCCCGACCGAAAgttgaggaggaggatgagggcTCAGCTCAAGCTCACGGGG GTGTCCAACATGGCTGACCGAGTGGTAGAGTGTCAGCTGAGCACTCACGACAGCAAGATGGTGACGTTCAAGTTTGACCTTGATGGCGACAACCCAGAAGACATCGCCTCCGTGATG TTGCACAGAGACTTCATCCTGGCGAGTGAGCGAACAGGATTCATCCTGCGTATGTATGACATCATCAGCAGGGCGGAGTCCATGATGATGCAACAGAAGCAG ACAAGGATGGCTTCCGAGCGCTCATCCAGGACGCCGTCCAGCTCTTCCCTCAACG ACATGGCGGAGGCTGAGCCGTCCCCCTCCGGGGATGTCGATCGTGAGGCCACGCCCCTCGCTACAACGCCATGGCCGCAGCCGCCCTACAATTCTTCAG CCCCAGCGGCCCCCCACTCAGATGCCTCATCACCTGCTCAGTATCCTCCCCTGCCTCTGGCATACCCTGCCTACAGCACCCCAACTGGcgccccccctcaatggccgccTCCCGACCAGCCCCTCTTCTCCCTGGCCAATATGATGACATTAGCCATGAGCATGGCCCGCTCCTTCCTGCCCCCCTCCCAGAGCTACCATGCCCCCGCTCCCACAGCCTTCACACCCGCTCCCCGCCCCTTCTCGCCTCCGGCGTCGCCACCTTTAGGTCACGCCTCCTTCCAGGCGCCTCTGCCCGCGGGGACGGGCGCCGCTTATCAGGGTCAGCGGGGCGCGGCTGTTAGCTGGAGCCACACAGAG CTGAGGTACCCCTCAACACTGCCCCCTCATG GTTCAGCCCCGGCCACGCCCCCCTCCATGCAGGCCCCGCCTCCTCCGCCCACACAA GCGCGGCCCCCCATCACGCCCTCACCTGGTCCGCCAGCCACACGTGATG CGATAACTCCGCCCACTCGAAGAGTCGGTCGTTTCCAAGTGACGCACTCAGAACCCCAGACAGTCACGGTGCGCTCGCCGCCCCCGTCTACGATGAACCAAACGGAGAGCTCCGAAAGCGTCTCAGAGGAagacagccaatcagaaagcagtTGCTATGGTGACACAGGAGGCAGCCCagaggagaggaggaggaggggtgggCGCAGGATGACTGGCGGCTCATGGGAGGGACCGTCTGGTAGCAAATCACGGAGCCGCTCTTATGTCACGTCCGACGAatccgacgacgacgacgacacgtGGGGGGAACTCAAGGAGATTCGGGAACG ACACCTACTGGAGGTGCGTCGCCTGCaggccaatcagaagcgagaGATGGACGAGCTGTGCCAGAGGATTGGAAAAGCCCCGCCTCTCGGCGCCGTGGCCCCCGCCGCCATGTTGAACCAACGCCGGCTGCATAGGCCTGATGTGCTGCCCCCTGCAG gtATCATGAAAAAGCGCTCTCTGGAGAGGCCCGGTCGAGTGTCGTTTGTGCCAGGACACACGTATGTG CCTGACACCTACCTGAGTGTTGAAGAAGAAACGTGA